A window of the Canis lupus baileyi chromosome 1, mCanLup2.hap1, whole genome shotgun sequence genome harbors these coding sequences:
- the LOC140635351 gene encoding solute carrier family 22 member 2, which translates to MPTVDDILEHIGEFNFFQKQTFFLLALMSVAFTPVYVGIVFLAFTPDHRCLSPGAAELGRRCGWSAAEELNYTVPGPGPAGDAFPRQCRSYAVDWNQSALGCVDPLAGLAANRSHLPLGPCLHGWAYDTPGSSIVTEFNLVCANSWMLDLFQSAVNVGFFIGSVGIGYLADRFGRKLCLLVTILINTASGVLMAVSPNYTWVLIFRLIQGLVSKAGWLIGYIQITEFVGRSYRRTVGIVYQVAFTVGLLLLAGVAYVLPHWRWLQFTVTLPNICFLLYYWCIPESPRWLISQSKNAKAMRILKYIAKKNGKSLPASLQSLRPDEEVDEKLNPSFLDLIRTPQIRKHTLILMYNWFTSSVLYQGLIMHMGLAGSNIYLDFFYSALVEFPAAIIIILTIDRIGRRYPWATSNIVAGAACLASVFIPEDLQWLRVTVSCLGRMGITMAFEMVCLVNAELYPTFIRNLGVLVCSSMCDIGGIITPFLVYRLTNIWHELPLVVFAVVGLVAGGLVLLLPETKGKALPETIDEAENMQRPRKNKEKMIYLQVKKLDIPLN; encoded by the exons ATGCCAACTGTGGATGACATTCTGGAGCACATAGGGGAATTTAACTTTTTCCAGAAGCAGACGTTTTTCCTCTTAGCGCTCATGTCTGTAGCGTTCACCCCCGTCTACGTGGGCATCGTCTTCCTGGCCTTCACCCCGGATCACCGCTGCCTGAGCCCCGGGGCGGCCGAGCTGGGCCGGCGATGCGGCTGGAGCGCGGCGGAGGAGCTCAACTACACGGTGCCGGGCCCGGGGCCCGCGGGCGACGCCTTCCCCCGCCAGTGCCGCAGCTACGCGGTGGACTGGAACCAGAGCGCCCTGGGCTGCGTGGACCCGCTGGCCGGCCTGGCCGCCAACAGGAGCCACCTGCCGCTCGGGCCCTGTCTGCACGGCTGGGCCTACGACACGCCCGGCTCCTCCATCGTGACCGAG TTTAATCTAGTGTGTGCCAATTCCTGGATGCTGGACCTGTTTCAGTCGGCTGTGAACGTAGGATTTTTTATCGGTTCTGTGGGTATCGGCTACCTAGCAGACAG GTTTGGCCGTAAGCTCTGCCTCTTGGTCACAATCCTCATAAACACTGCATCTGGAGTTCTCATGGCTGTCTCCCCAAACTATACATGGGTGTTAATTTTCCGCTTGATCCAGGGGCTGGTCAGCAAGGCAGGCTGGTTAATAGGCTACATCCAGA TTACAGAATTTGTCGGGCGGAGCTATCGGAGAACTGTGGGCATCGTTTACCAAGTGGCCTTCACCGTTGGGCTCCTGCTGCTGGCTGGGGTGGCGTATGTGCTTCCTCACTGGAGGTGGCTGCAGTTCACTGTTACTCTGCCCAACATCTGCTTCTTGCTCTATTACTG GTGCATTCCTGAGTCTCCGAGGTGGCTGATCTCCCAGAGTAAAAATGCTAAAGCCATGAGGATCCTTAAGTACATtgcaaagaaaaatggaaaatctctgcctgcctcccttCAG AGCCTCAGACCTGATGAAGAAGTTGATGAGAAGTTGAATCCGTCATTTCTTGACTTGATCAGAACCCCTCAAATAAGAAAACACACTTTGATCTTGATGTACAACTG GTTCACAAGCTCTGTTCTCTACCAAGGCCTCATCATGCACATGGGCCTTGCAGGGAGCAATATCTACTTGGATTTCTTCTACTCTGCCCTGGTGGAATTCCCagctgccatcatcatcatcctcactATTGACCGTATAGGTCGTCGGTATCCATGGGCTACATCAAATATAGTGGCAGGGGCAGCCTGCCTTGCATCGGTTTTCATCCCTGAAG ATCTACAGTGGCTAAGAGTTACGGTCTCGTGCTTGGGTAGAATGGGGATTACAATGGCCTTCGAAATGGTTTGCCTGGTCAATGCGGAACTGTACCCTACGTTCATCAG GAATCTTGGTGTCCTTGTCTGCTCCTCAATGTGTGACATCGGTGGCATCATCACACCCTTCCTGGTCTACCGGCTTACCAATATCTGGCATGAGCTCCCACTGGTGGTTTTTG CTGTGGTTGGCTTGGTTGCTGGGGGACTGGTGTTGCTGCTCCCGGAGACCAAAGGGAAGGCTTTGCCTGAGACTATTGATGAAGCTGAAAACATGCAGAG accaagaaaaaataaagaaaagatgattTACCTCCAAGTCAAGAAACTAGACATTCCCTTAAACTAA